One region of Carassius gibelio isolate Cgi1373 ecotype wild population from Czech Republic chromosome A1, carGib1.2-hapl.c, whole genome shotgun sequence genomic DNA includes:
- the LOC128021224 gene encoding uncharacterized protein LOC128021224 → MTSYTWILLLLSSLVGTREQGRGREGEHARHVKIVHLQCEQPPFSQRDRSEKRVKDYASGKPKEKPAPPKISDDSGFDLSDVFDLDLKKPVVVPPKSEDGLFDLSDAFGPDTEHKKHVVPPKESGSEGRGAQGGEETPSPESAAAVVCLKEPSTSASRTHCMGGSGRVLTDGVPETQRDTTDALKVIADELKKISVVLCDIASTLKVKK, encoded by the exons gacgcggacgtgaaggagagcacgcacgtcacgtcaagatcgtacatctccagtgcgagcagccgccattttctcagcgtgatagaagcgagaagcgagtgaaagactatg CTTCTGGGAAGCCAAAAGAAAAACCAGCCCCACCGAAAATCTCAGATGATTCAG GATTTGATCTTTCAGATGTCTTTGATTTGG ACCTGAAAAAACCTGTAGTGGTTCCCCCCAAATCAGAAGATG gtcTCTTCGATCTGTCTGATGCATTTGGTCCAG ATACTGAGCACAAAAAACATGTGGTCCCACCCAAGGAGAGTGGAAGTG AGGGTAGGGGAGCACAGGGTGGTGAGGAAACTCCCAGCCCGGAGTCTGCAGCGGCTGTGGTGTGTCTAAAGGAGCCCAGCACGAGTGCGTCCCGAACGCATTGCATGGGTGGAAGTGGCCGTGTGCTGACTGATGGTGTTCCTGAGACACAGAGGGACACAACTGATGCATTAAAAGTCATAGCAGATGAGCTTAAGAAAATAAGTGTTGTGTTGTGTGACATTGCATCtacattaaaagttaaaaaatga